The following is a genomic window from Abditibacteriota bacterium.
GGGTGTTCCGGGGGATGCCGGTCCGGCGGGAGCAGACCCTGACCGCATCCCGGGGGCTCATGCCTTCGTCCAGCAGGCTCCGGAGCAGCTCTGCGGCGTCCACCGGCTCCTCCCGGCTCTCTTCGGGCTCCCGGCAGCCGTCTATGATGATGACAGCCTCGCCCTTCACCTCTCTTCCTTCATAGGCTTCCAGTATCTCCGCGGCGGTGCCTCTCACGGTCTCTTCGTGGAGCTTGGTCAGCTCTCTGGAAAAAGACAGCCGGCGGCCGGGCATGACTTCGGCTATCACGGCAAGGGTCTTCTTGACCCTGCCCGGGGCTTCGTATATGCCGGTGGCGCAGGTCTCCGGGGCTATCCGGGCAAAGAAGGCCCTGAGCTCTCCCGATTTTCTGGGAGGAAAGCCTGCGAACCTGAAGCTCTGAGCGTCAAAGCCCGACAGGGTCAGGGCGGTGATAAAGGCGCAGGCTCCCGGCAGGG
Proteins encoded in this region:
- the rsmI gene encoding 16S rRNA (cytidine(1402)-2'-O)-methyltransferase, with product MSGTLYITATPIGNMEDITLRALRILREADLIACEDTRTTMKLLARYDIHTPLVSHHKFSADKEVLAIIELLEAGRTCALVTDAGTPCVSDPGSRLIALACEKGIAVEALPGACAFITALTLSGFDAQSFRFAGFPPRKSGELRAFFARIAPETCATGIYEAPGRVKKTLAVIAEVMPGRRLSFSRELTKLHEETVRGTAAEILEAYEGREVKGEAVIIIDGCREPEESREEPVDAAELLRSLLDEGMSPRDAVRVCSRRTGIPRNTLYRELLKQPGE